Proteins from one Telopea speciosissima isolate NSW1024214 ecotype Mountain lineage chromosome 1, Tspe_v1, whole genome shotgun sequence genomic window:
- the LOC122639421 gene encoding protein LITTLE ZIPPER 4-like: MERLNSKLYLQNCYIIQENERLRKKAQLLNQENQALLSELKQKLTKANPKPNPNTIPDLNLCSTSTSNPTNSSKP, encoded by the coding sequence ATGGAAAGGCTGAACTCAAAGTTGTACCTGCAGAACTGTTACATAATCCAAGAGAATGAAAGGCTAAGGAAGAAAGCTCAGCTTCTCAACCAGGAGAATCAGGCCCTGTTATCTGAGCTGAAGCAGAAGCTCACCAAagcaaatcccaaacctaacCCAAATACCATTCCTGACCTCAACCTTtgctccacctccacctctaaTCCTACTAATTCTAGCAAACCATGA